The uncultured Methanolobus sp. sequence TGTTGCCCGCATTGATAAGGGATTGTGTACCGATTGCGGGGCATGTGTATCCTCATGCAGGTTTGCTGCGATAACTGCTAACAAAATGGTTGACCCTTATAAATGTGAGGGCTGTGGGGTGTGCGAGCATGTTTGCCCTGAAGATGCTGTCAGGATGATCGCAAAAAAAGCCGGCGAATATTATTGTTCAAATACAAGATTCGGTCCGCTTGTACATGCAAAACTTGGAATTGGTGAAGAGGCCAGCGGAAAACTAGTTTCAGATGTACGCTGCCGCGCTTCTGAGATTGCAGAACAAAGCGGAAAGGATATGATAATCATCGATGGTCCTCCGGGAACAGGGTGTGCTGTCATAGCTGCTATCACTGGTACAGATCTTGTTCTTGTGGTTACGGAACCAACAAAATCCGGCGTACACGATCTCAAAAGAGTTGTGGAAGTTGCACAGCATTTCAGGATTCCTGTAGCAGTATGTATCAATAAATGCGATATCAACAACAGGCTTTCAACTTCTATTGGTGAATACTGTAAAAGCAATGATATCCCTGTTCTGGGGATGCTTCTATATGACAATGTTGTTATTGAAGCCATGGTGGCCGGAAAATCGGTGGTGGAATATTCTGATGGGAAATTTTCGGAAGGCATCATATCAACATGGAACCAACTTGAATTTCTTCTGATGCAGGAAAAAGAAGGTCTGGTTCGATTATTGTGATCTTCATACTACTTCCTCTTTTCTGAATTCTGCTCAACTGTTCTATTTTTAGTCAGGTTTTTATCATCATAATAAATCATGATAGATAGCCGGTATATTTTTATTCTATACTATCGATGATTTATTTAGGTATAAATTATGGCCCACTCTGCAAATGGAAATATGGGCTCCTTTGCCCATCTTGTACAATCCCTGCCGGACTATTCGGAGTTGCTCCTGGTTCTGTTGATCCTGATATTGTTGCTGATATCCATGGATGAGATTGTGAATTTCCTTTATATGGTAAGGGAAATTTTCACTTTCAAGAGCATGCCTTTTAGTTAAAGCTAAATAAAAGATGTAAGCTGCCGGATTGGGCAGCTACCGGTTCCCGAATGGTGCCCATGGAAGAACACACATAGGACACTCGTGCCCGAATCCTGCTGCCGCATAGCCTGTCATGCCTCCAGCAGCATTCATAACTTTCCTGAATCCATGCTGAAGTAAGAGGCTACACCCCATTCCTGATCTCTGGCCAGAGCCGCATATAAGAACAGTTTCAGCATCCGGGTCAAGCTCAGTGTAACGTTCTCTTAATTCATGCACTGGAATATTCACAGCCCCTTCAATATGGAACTCTTCATATTCTGATTTTTCTCTTACATCTACAATAGTTGTTTTCTCTCCTTTGTGCATTCTGTCGTTCAGCTCCGGCGCTGATATTTGCGGGACATGTTTTGCAGTAAAGCCTTCGGTTACCCATCCGTACATTCCTCCTTCCAGGTATCCTTCAACTTTGTCAAGACCAACGCGATGAAGCTGCTGGCAAGCTTCAAATGCCTGCGTGTAATTGTCTGAAACAAGAATAATATTTTTTTCAGGAGGAATGAGCCATCCTGCATAGGTTGGGAAATTTGAATTTATATCAATATTGTATGAATCCGGAATATGTTGTCCTCCGAATGACTCGAAGCTGCGAACGTCAAGGACTACTGCGTCTCTCATTATATTCCTGAATGCATCATTGTTCAGAGCTTCCGGGATATGCAGTTTCTTTAATAATTCCGGACCTTTGCGGTTTATCTCTGTACACCTGCTGAAATGATCAGGTGCCGAAGGCATATCATTTGTAAGTGAATCTATGAACTCCGTTTTGTCATCTATCAGGAGTGCATAGTTGTATTTTCTTTCGTACCCTATTGTACTGCTTCTTTTTGATGCCATTGCCCTTCCGCAGAGTGAGCCTGCGCCATGCGTGGGATATATTTCACAGAATTCAGGTAAATTCAGCAACTTTTCGTGGAGTGTGTCATATAGTTTTGAAGCGAGTTCTTCCGCTCTTCCAGGAAACAGGTCAGGTCTCCCTACGTCTCCTACAAACATCGTATCTCCGCAGAAAACTGCCACTGGTTCTTTTCCTCTTATAATATCCGTGATTATGTAGGATATATGTTCAGGGGTATGGCCTGGAGTTTCTATAATATCAATTCTGATGTCCTCTATCTCAATGGAATCGCCTTCTGAAAGAGAAACATGTTCAAAATCACAATTTGCTTTTTCAGGTGTGTATATTGGTGCACCTGTTCGTTTTGCGAGGTCCATGTGCCCGGAAATAAAATCTGCATGAAGGTGTGTTTCAAGAATATGTGTGATCTTTATTCCCATGTCCCTTGTAATGTCAAGGTAGATGTCAATATCTCTTCTCGGATCAATTATCGCACAGTTTTTGTCACCCGCCAGGATGTAAGAACTGTGGGCGATTTTTTCAGTGAATATCTGTTGTATTAGCATTTTTAACCCCTATCTTAATCAGGTGGTTTGCATTTAATATTTTATGCTGTGTCTGTAAACACCTTAATTCCTTCTTTAGTCCTGATATCATATATTTGGTATCAGTACAAAAAGGTGGTGCATTTTTGAGTACAAGTCAAAAAACATATATACCTCTTCTATATTATGCATTATCATGCAGGAAATTACAGGTTTGGAATTATCTCCGAAAAAAGTGGAATACCTGAAGTTCCTTCTCAAGAGGAATGATCTGGTAAAGACTACTGATATATCTACGGAATTAAATGTTGATCCTTCTACATCTACAAAGACAATTAATGATCTTTCCGAGTCCGGATATGTAGATCATATCCCTTATCGTGGGGTTCGTCTTACGGAAATGGGTCGGGAATTTGCAGAATTTTTTGTTAACAGGCACAATATCCTGAGTCTGATGCTGAGTCATTATGGTCTTTCTTCGGATGATGCCTGTGCTGAAGTATCACGCTTTGAAGCATTTGTTTCAAAGAATGCTATAGATACTATCTGTGGTGCAATGGGTCATCCTACTGTAAGTGTTTGTGGGAAAATAAAACATTCTTCATGTAATTTGCATTAATCTCTTGTTATGGTTTTGTATTTTGTTACTATGGCTGTTTTGTCTCCAAACTATTTGGTGCATATGCAAATTGATTGGGCATAATACAAAAACAGTAATCAATGTTATCTTTAGGTGGTGTATTAAAATGAATAAAATAACAACACTAATAATTACTTTTCTTTTAATGGGTGTCGTTCTGACAGCCGGCTGTGTAGATGAACAAAGCTCCTCCGACGCTACATCGAATTCGGATTCTGATACCATTATTGTAGGTGTTAGTATTGTCCCGCAACAGCAATTTGTAGAAAAGATTGCAGGGGACAATGTGGAAGTAGTAGTAATGGTTCCTCCTGGTGCAAGTCCGCATTCTTATGAACCAACACCAAGCCAGCTTACAGCTCTTAGCGATGCTAAAATGTATGCAATGGTAGGTTCCGGAATTACAGTAGAAGACACTATGATAGGTAAACTTGAGGACCTGAATTCCGACATGCTCATTGTTGATTGTTCAGAAGGTATCACACTCGTTGAAATGGTAGCTCACAGTCACGATGAGGAAGAACATGATCATGAGGCTGAGGGGGAAGAACACGATCATGAAGAAGAAGAAGGTCTCGATCCCCACATATGGACTTCACCTGATAATGTGGAAATAATGGTGGAGAACATTTACCAGGGGCTTGTTGAGGTCGATCCTGATAACCAGGAAACCTATCTTGCTAACAAGAATGCATATCTTGCAGAACTGGCTGAGCTTGATGAGCAGATCCAGACCACACTTGAAGGAAAAGAAGGCACCAGCTTTATGGTCTATCATCCTGCATGGGGCTACTTCGCCAAACACTACGGAATAACACAGGTACCTGTTGAGATTGAAGGCAAGGAGCCAAGTGTTCAGGATATGCAGAACCTCATCGATGAAGCAAAAGAAAAAGGTATCAAGGTCATTTTCGTACAGTCAGGTTTTAGTACTGTCAGTGCAGAAGCTATAGCAAGTGAGATCGATGGAGAAGTTGTAGAGCTTGATCCATTGGCGAAAGATTATATAGATAACCTTTCAAAGGTAGCAGAAGCGTTTAAAGAAGGACTGGCTTAAATGGAAAATGTGATCGATCTTAAGGATATATGGGTAAGTTATGGTGGCGTTACGGTTCTTGAGTCAGTGAACCTGACAGTAAAGGATAAGGATTTCCTGGCTATCATAGGTCCCAACGGGGGGGGCAAAAGCACTCTTCTGAAAGTTATCCTGGGATTGATCAGACCTGATAAAGGTTCAGTTAACTTATTGGGTGGCAGGCCTGCAAAAACAAGAAAGGATGTAGGTTATGTCCCCCAATATCATTCTTCTAATCTTGATTTTCCCATAACGGTATGGGATGTTGTTCTCATGGGTCGTCTGAGTCATAAAGGTCCTCTTCAGCGTTATACTGAAGATGACCGGAATGCAGCTACAGAGGCTCTAAAGACTGTAGGAATGCTTGATCTTAAGGACAGGCAGATCGGTGAGCTTTCCGGTGGTCAGAAACAAAGGGTTTTCATTGCCCGTTCTCTTGTTACGAAACCGAAACTGTTAATACTGGATGAACCGTCCACTGGTATAGATTCCAGAATGCAGAAAGAGTTCTATGAACTTCTCAATAAGCTGAAATCCGAGATTGCTATTGTAATGGTGACTCATGATATCAGTGCGATCTCAGTTTATGTTGATAAGGTCGGTTGTCTGAACAGGAAATTCCATTATCACGACGATAAAGAAATTAGTCCGCATGATCTGGAAGTATCATATCAGTGTCCGGTAGAACTGATTGCACATGGTGTGCCACACAGGGTATTAAAAGAGCACTGAGGTAGGAACTATGCTTGAAATACTCCAGTATGATTTCATGAGGAATGCAATTTTTGCCGCTATCCTTGCCAGTATTGCTTGTGGTATAATCGGCGTTTATGTAGTTGTGAAAAAAATCGTTTTCATCAGTGGTGGCATAACACACGCCTCTTTTGGCGGGATTGGCCTAGGATACTACCTTGGTGTTAATCCACTGTTTGGCCTGATACCTTTTAGTTTGTTTTCAGCTATTGTCATGGGTCTTGTAAGCAAGCGTACAAAAGTGGCTGAAGACACGGCAATAGGTATATTGTGGTCTCTTGGAATGGCTATTGGTATCATCCTCATTTACTGGACGCCAGGCTATGCTCCGGATCTGATGACGTATCTTTTTGGTAATATCCTGACCGTCCCGATGTCAGACATATATCTTATGCTGGGGCTGGATGCTGTAATTATATTTGTCGTCTATGCTTACTACAAACATTTCATGGCACTTTGTTTTGACGAGGAATTCACAACGGTTTCAGGTCTGTCAGCAGAGAAACTTTACCTTCTCCTGCTTTGTCTTATTGCACTTACCATCGTACTTCTGATAAAAGTAGTCGGAATCATTCTTATCATTGCACTCCTGACCATGCCTGCATCTCTTAGCAGGCACTACACCAATAATCTTGGAAAAATGATGTATCTTGCAATTTTCTTTGGTGTGCTTTTCAGTCTTACAGGCCTGTTCCTGTCATACTTCTTTGATGCACCTTCCGGTGCTACAATAATCCTGTCAATGTCAACGGTTTATATACTCCATTTCCTGTATGATGGCCTTAAACCAAAAACAGCATCATGATCATTTCAAAATGATGATTTAGCAATCATTTAATGATCTCTTTTATTTTTTCAAGAACAAGAATAGCGTCTTCTTTTTTGATGTCACGCTCATTTCCCTTACAGAACTGAAGGAGGCTTTCAGCCTTTTCTTTTGGTATTATTCCTTCTTTCTCTGCTGTTCTTGAGATCCCAAAATAGCTTCTTTCTGTGTAGTGTGTGTTTTTTGCAAGCCGGGTTATAAGCCTGCACTGCTCTTTGTCAATGATACCTGCAGAGTTTGCAGCTTTCAGTGTTTCTCTTATATTGACCATGGGGCTGGAAACCGGTTCGAATGTATCAGGATTCGTGGCAACAGCAACCTCGTCATCATCTTCGATAACTCCATCCCTATACCATTCATATATTGTACCCACGCCTTCCATTCCATGGATATCAAGCTCTGATGCCCTCAGGGCTCCCATACTGCATCCACCGATAACGGTAACGCCGTCTTTAATTACATTTATTATCTCTTTGTGGGCTGCAGCTGCCCTGCTAAAAAAGATACCATCGATGATACCTATTATTTTGTAACCTTCACTGGCAGCTTTGCCGATGTCTCCCCTGGATATAGGCGGCCAGTATGTGGCATCAAGGATTTCTGCTGCATCTTCATGACTGATACTGGAACCTGCAAATACAAGGACTTCTGATTTAATACTCATCTTCTGCGCCCTTTTCTCCATGGTCTTTCATGTGGGGCCATTTTCTTTCTGGGTCCGGACTTCACCCTATTGCCAACTCTTTCCCTGTCAAGTGTGTACACCTCAAATGTAGGAATTATTACCCGTACAACCGGGACTGGTACACTTTCGCGGGAAAGGTCTACAACAATAGCTGAATCTGTAACCTTTTTGAGTTGCTCGGTTATTACATCAATGCTCTCAGCAGGTGTAGTTTTTGACAGATCTTTCAGCTCAGACATGGAAATTTTCTCTCCATCCTCATACCAGTATTTATTCATACGCTTGATCCTGTCATATCCTATTCCCCTGACAAATTCCTCACGCTCTGTATCCTCACGTGCGCCGTGTATCTGTACGACCCTTGATTGTGCAGCTTCTGTGAGCGCTCTTCTTACTGCAATTTCAGGTTTGAGGTGTGCACCTGCACCCATTACAAGAAGGGCAGCATCCCTGAGCCTTACATCATCTGTAGTAGCAACTATGGTTGCTATCCCGGTGTCGTGGTTGAGTGCCCAGATTTTAACATCGATTTCATTGTCTGTGAACTTGCGGAGAATTTCATAATTTTCTCCGTCTTCTTCTGTGAGAATGATCTCTTTACCCGGATTCCTGGTAAACTCTGCAATGCTGAGCGCATCTCTTTCAATCACTTCAAGCAACCCGTGGAATATTGCTTCTTCAATTCTGTTGCCGGCAGCAAGTCCATTGGTGTTGCTTCTGAAAAGTTTCGCTGTTCTTCCTGGTGCTTCATAAGGGTGGTATACTGAATTAGAGGGCACAAAGATCTCTTCATTATTCAAAAGGTCCCATCCCTGTATCCATTCTATCAGTGCTTTTGGATCATAGCTTTCAGATATAAGCAGGGAAGGAGGATTCAGTACATTATTCTCTTTGCGAAGTTCGTCATAGGTTTCCACAACTTCAACTGATTGTACATCTTCCTTCACATTTTCGTTTATGCCACTTTTTTCAGCAAGGCAACGCTCAAAACCTTCCATCATGGACGATATCCTTGCCTGTGTTTCTGTGCTTCCTTTTCCGGAATACACTGAGATAGCACCTTCTGCGGCACTTGGCCTGATGGAGGAGAAAACAGGTATGCCGAGTCTGTCAAGATCCGTAATGCTTGCTATCCTGGTAACACCTATGTTCTTGAGATTATCTTTTGTTTTCTCAAGGGTGCTGTTTTCATCAAGTACCCGCTGGGTACCTTCCATGAAGCTGAGTGATCTGTCAATGTTTATCTCTGGCATGATTAGCGAGAGTTCTGCATATATTATATCTTTTACGACAAGGTTCTGCCTGTTTTCTTCCCGAAGCTGACAATCATATTTGAACATAGTGTAAAAATATTATGTGTGCTATCCCTGTAAATTGATGTAAATGCAATTTATTTTTTCTACATTGCCTGGTTGTTTTTTGGAATTGATGTCAGCTAAATTCTACATGGAAATGTATTTATATTATGCGCATCAATAATTACGTTTGCCACAAGAAGGTTAAATAAATATTGTTGGTATGTGTATAAAAATGATCTGTATACTGTATTTCCAGCAAACTAAAATGAGAGACAGGAGGTAAAATATGAGAGACGTTAAAATATGCCGAAAGGCCGATAGTTCCAGAGACTGCCATGCAGTGGTTGGAGGGATATCAAAAGACAAACTCACTGCTGAGGAAATGGAGCTTTATCGCTTCATGGTAGGCGGTGTGCAGGCAAAATAGCCTGCAAAACTATTTTTATTTTCTATGCATAGTGCTCCCTATGTATGATGTTTTCAGTGTAAGGGAAGATTTTCCCGTATTGAAAGAAGTTATTTATCTTGATAGTGCGGCCACCACACAGACTCCGGTTCAGGCTGTTTCTGCAATGCAGGATTATTTTTTTAAGTATGCAGCAAACCATGGACGTGGTGCTCACAGGCTTGCAAGGGAAACTACAAATCACTATGAAGATGCAAGAGAATCCGTGGCATCTTTCCTTAATATGGATGCTGAAAAAACGATCTTCACAAAGAATGCAACAGAAAGCATCAATATTGTATCCAGGGGTTTCCCATGGAAAAAAGGGGACCATATCATAGTAACGCTCATTGAGCATCATTCCAACCTGCTTCCGTGGATGCGCCTGAAGGAAATTGGTGTTGACGTAACTGTTGTAGGTACTGATGCAAGCGGCGTTATTGACCCGGAGAGTATCCGCAGTGCAATCAGGGACAACACACGGTTTATGGCTGTAAACCATGTATCGAATGTATTTGGTTCGATACAGGATATTGAAAAGATAATCAAAATTGCAAAACAGGCAGGTGTGAAAATACTTGTGGATGGTTCGCAGTCCGCAGGAAACATGCCGGTTGATATGAAATTACTTGACCCTGATTTCTTTATCTGTCCGGGGCATAAGGGTTTGCTTGGTCCTCAGGGAACAGGTGTTCTATACATCAAGGAGCCGGATGAGATCGAACCATTATTTCTTGGTGGTGGAATGGTAAGTTCTGTCACAAGGGAATCTTTTAGGATGGAGCCAAGTCCTGCAAAATTTGAGGCAGGAACTCCCAATATTCCTGGTGTAATTGGCCTTGGGCGTGCAGTGGAATATGTCGCGGAATTAGGTGTTGATTTTATCCAGAAGCATGAATTTGGACTTTCCAGGAAAGCTGCATCCCTTCTTAGTGAAATAGAAGGCGTAGAGGTCTATGGTCCTGAAAAGCGTGCAGGAGTTGTACCTTTCAATGTCGTTGGCATGAATTCTCATGATGTTGCAATGATACTTGACCAGACACGTGGTATCTGTGTAAGAAGTGGCTATCATTGTGCAATGCCAGGAGTTGACAATCTTGGCGTAAACGGCACTGTGAGGGCATCATTTGGATTGTACAATACAGAAGATGAGCTTGAATCTCTTGTTAAGACAGTTTCAGATATCACTTCACTTGTATGACTCAAGGTGAATATTACTAATTTGATATTGTACTAATTTCTTGCTGTATTCGGTTTGTGTCCGAATAAAAGCAAAAAGTTATTATGCGCTAATAATTATATTAGTCTTGTAAATTGGTATTCTAAAAACACATAAGATCATCTTATTATGAAAACTGACAGCTAAGAATAGTAACTAATAACTGAAACTAAAAATGGTTATCATCGATGAGGACTAATTATCTGGAAAGGGGGGAGTTCAGTTGAGCAAAGACATGCTTTTGTGGGATGAAACAATTTTCAGCAACGGTGAGGTTCTTGAATTTGATTACCTGCCGGAGTATTTTGCGCACAGGGATTCCCAGATGCAGGCGCTTCGTTTTAGTCTTAAACCCGCTCTGCGGGGAATGCGCCCGGTTAACTGTCTTGTAAAAGGTCCACCCGGCACTGGAAAGACTACTGCTGTAATGAAGGTCTTCAACGAAGTAAAAGAGTACACTGATAGTGTTGCTTTTGTAAAGGTAAATTGCCAGATGGATTCCACAAGATTTGCTGTTGTTTCCAGAATATATGAACAACTGGTTCACATCACACCCCCTTCGTCTGGAATCTCTTTCAGGAGACTTTTTGAGAAAGTGATAAAACACCTTCTAGATTCCGACAAAACCCTTGTTGTAGCTCTTGACGATATAAATTACCTTTTCCCTGAAGGGCATGCAGATGAGGTTATGTACTCACTTCTAAGGGCACATGAGCAATATCCCGGCGCGAGGATCTCTGTTATAGCAATCATCAGTGATGTTGGAATTCCTTACAGTTTTGATCCTCGTGTAGGCTCAGTATTCCTTCCGGAAGAGATAGCTTTCCCAAGATATGAGGTATCAGAGATTGCTGATATCATATCCAATCGTGTGAAACATGCCTTTTTCAAGGATGTCGTTTCTGATGAAGCACTGGACAAAGTTGTAATTTATGTGGACAGGACAGGGGATCTGAGAATTGGTATTGATCTTTTGAAGCGCTCCGGTCTTAATGCAGAACGAAGAGCAAGTAAGACCGTATCTGCTGAAGATGTTGACAAAGCCTATGAAGCTTCAAGACTCCTGCATCTATGTCGCAATATCAAATCTCTTTCCGATCATGAGAAGACATTACTTGGTTTGATTGCAAAAGACAGCAGTCTCCCCACCGGTGAGCTTTACAAGTCATTTCATGAAGTTACAGGGCTTGGATACACTCGTTTCTATGAAATTATTGAAAAAATGCATGTCTCAAGATTAATTGATGCAGATTTTTCAGGCAAGGGTATGCGGGGAAGGACTAGATATGTTGCTCCTGCCTATGATTCAGAAGATATACTCAAATGTCTTGAGTAATTTCATTTTGATTTTGGTTTTAAGCCATGCTGAGTTCGAGTTTATGTTTTATCTTTTCCCAGTCCGGCATAAATGAATCAAGCATTTTGTAGTACTCAGAACTATGGTCATGATACTTTAAATGACAAAGTTCATGGATAATCACATAATCGATGCATTCTTTTGAGGCTTTGATCAGTTCTGTATTTAGCGTCATGGTGCCTTTTTCTGACAGGCTTCCCCATCTTTTCTGCATCTTTTTTACAGACATGGGAGGTTTACTGAAGCCCATGGAATTAAACTTTGGCCAGCATCTTTCAAAGCTTTTAGAAAACTGGATTTTTGCTTTATCCAGATACCATTTTTTCATGAGTTTTTTTACGAGTTCCGGTTTTGGTTCATCGTGGCAGATGACCTGAAAAATCCCTCTGGACAGTTTTACACTATTTTCCTGTCCCTGCATGACTTTTAAACGATATTGTTTGCCAAGATACAGATGCGTTTCTCCACTAATGTAAACTTTCTCCGGTGTTTTTGGGGTGAATTGCTGAAAATAATCAAGCTGTTTTGTTATCCATCTAGCTCTTTGATGTATCTTTTTTTCAATTAGTGAAATTTGAGAGTCAATCGGTGCTTTGACAATTATGGTACTATCTGGATGAACTGCAATTTCCAGTGTTTTTCTTTTGGAGTAAAAGAGCTGGTATTCAATAGTTTTTTTACCGTAGGTAAATGACTTTTTTTCATAATTTGTTTCCACGGTCATTTGTAGCTCCTGTGTTCTGCAACCTGGAGTACTTTGTCTATAATTCCATCCATTTCTTCCGTTGACAAGTCGATATTTTTTGCGTTTTTTAATTCATCGTACAGATAGTCATCGATTTCATTTGCTGTTTGATTTTTTGCATCTTCATCATCCCAGAAATTGACTTTGTTGTGTTTTTGAATGATTTCATAGATGGCTATAGCAGTATCTGCGATAATAGCTTCAATCTCATTCTCATCCAGTTCATTCTTTTTTATAAAAGGTTTGATCACTCCGTAATAAGCCATGGCTTCTTCGTTATCGGTCAGTTGATCTGGTACCTTGTCATGTATTTTTCCAACGACCTTGTTCCTGATATCTATGACTTTGCTCAGATACTCCATGTCTGAGATTCTCTTTGCTCTGAAATCTTCAATAGCCTGCTGTATAAGCTTTGAGAATTTCTCATAGAGGGCAGGATCAGTGTCCATTTTATCGATAATCACTTTCCTGGTGGCGTGCGCAATAGTATCGGCTCTGGAGGCCGCGGTCTTTTTTGTATCATAAATGCCATGTTCTTCTTTTACCTGATCGAACATCTCATTATCGAAGATATTGACCGGTTCGTTGAGCTGTATTACTTCATCTGCCTGTATGTGTGTATCAAGGAGTTTCTTTATTTTTGGTTCGTAATCTCTGTAATCAATTGCTTCTGCATATCGCAGTTTAACTGATTTTTTCAGGGACTGGAATTTGTGAAGATCGGCTTTGTATCTTGACAATGTTTGTTCGTCCGTGCCTGATAAAAAGCGGTCTGAAGACAGGGCAATTGCGAGATTTCCGGAATATTCGGAAAGACGGGCATAGAATTCGTCTCTAAGCTCCTCATCTGCCAGTAAAAGTTCGTATTCTTCTTCATCATAAGTGTGTTTTACTGTTTTGAAGAGGTCCCAGAGGTTTGAGTATCTTTCAGGTAGTTTTTCAATTTCCCTGTTTATCGAACTAAGTGTACCCGCAAGATCTGATTCATCGAAGCCTTCAAATGCGCTGTACATAATCAGGGCTTTGTCCAGTTCTCCGAGAATACTTGCGTAATCAATGATGAATCCAAACTCTTTGTTTTCATGAATACGATTAACCCTTGCAATGGCCTGGAGAAGAGTGTGCTCCCGTAAAACTCTGCACAGATACAATACGGTATTTTTAGGAGCGTCAAATCCTGTTATCAGTTTGCTTACTACTATCAGTATTTCCGGGTCGTTTCCATGTTTGAACTGGTTGATGATCTGTTTTGTGTATTCTTCTTCATTACCATAGCGTTTCATCATTTTTTGCCAGAATTTGACAACATCGTCTGTTGCTTCATCATCTGTTTCATCAAAACTTTCACGCATGTCCGGAGGGGAAATGACGACTTCCGATGAAACGGTACCAATTTCATTCAGGTATTCATGATATTTCAGGGCAGCAGGTTTACTTGGAGCTACGAGCTGGGCTTTGAATCCTGTTCCCTGCCAGTTTTCACGATAGTGTTCATTAATGTCGAATGCTCTCATATAGATGACCTGATCTGCTTTGTTCAGCATTTCGGCTCTGGCATATTTGCGTTTAAGGTCGGCTTTCTGTTCATCGGTGAGTCCCTGCGTATGGCGCTCGAACCAGAGGTCAACAGCTTTCTGGTTCTGGGTCATTTCCACATGTCTGCCTTCATAGAGGAGTGGGACAACTGCACCGTCTTCAACTGCCTGTGTGATGGAATAATGAGGTTCGAGCAGCCCTCCGAATTTTGTGAAGCTGTTCTTTTCCTTTTTCATCAGAGGGGTTCCGGTGAATCCAAGATAGCAGGCATTTGGGAATATTTGTCTCATACGTGCAGAGAATGAACCAAACTGGGTTCGGTGGCTCTCATCGACAAGAACGAAGATGTCAGGAGATTCATCCTGGTATTTTTCAACGGCATAGGCTTTGTCGAATTTATGGATTAGTGTGGTGATGATGCCTGATTCTTTATTTGTGATCAATTCCAGAAGATTGCGCCCGGAGCTGGCGCGGTTTGCTTCAAGACCACATGCTGCAAATGTATTTCCAAGTTGCCTGTCAAGGTCGTCCCTGTCAGTTACCAGGACGATACGAGGGTTTAATATTTCAGGGTCAAGGGCAAGGTTCCTTGCCAGCATGACCATTGTCAGGGATTTGCCTGATCCCTGTGTGTGCCAGATTATTCCTCCCCTGCGGGCTCCGTCTTCTTTGAACTGTTTTATGCGTTTGAGGGTTGATTTTATGACAAAATACTGCTGGTATCTGGCAATTTTCTTGATACCTGCATCAAACACGGTAAACTTCCATGCAAGTTCCAGCAATCTTTCAGGACGGCATAGTGAGTATATCGTCCTGTCCTGTTCG is a genomic window containing:
- a CDS encoding type I restriction endonuclease subunit R, encoding MDTFETNEKILSQIPAVQLLINLGYGYLTPGEALKERQNRTSNVLLENILRSQLKKINRIQYRGNEYLFSEENIQSAIEKLKNIRYDGLLKTNESAYDLMTLGTAMEQTIEGNSKSFNLNYIDWRNPERNSFHVTVEYSVQRSRSTETVRPDVVLFVNGIPFSVIECKAPQIDVAQAVSQCIRNQNDDHIPKLFTYTQLLLATNKNEARYATTRSAPKFWSIWKEKQTEKGNPEFEKLQALVNRSLEKEITSRILTTLKADPETLEKERLVTEQDRTIYSLCRPERLLELAWKFTVFDAGIKKIARYQQYFVIKSTLKRIKQFKEDGARRGGIIWHTQGSGKSLTMVMLARNLALDPEILNPRIVLVTDRDDLDRQLGNTFAACGLEANRASSGRNLLELITNKESGIITTLIHKFDKAYAVEKYQDESPDIFVLVDESHRTQFGSFSARMRQIFPNACYLGFTGTPLMKKEKNSFTKFGGLLEPHYSITQAVEDGAVVPLLYEGRHVEMTQNQKAVDLWFERHTQGLTDEQKADLKRKYARAEMLNKADQVIYMRAFDINEHYRENWQGTGFKAQLVAPSKPAALKYHEYLNEIGTVSSEVVISPPDMRESFDETDDEATDDVVKFWQKMMKRYGNEEEYTKQIINQFKHGNDPEILIVVSKLITGFDAPKNTVLYLCRVLREHTLLQAIARVNRIHENKEFGFIIDYASILGELDKALIMYSAFEGFDESDLAGTLSSINREIEKLPERYSNLWDLFKTVKHTYDEEEYELLLADEELRDEFYARLSEYSGNLAIALSSDRFLSGTDEQTLSRYKADLHKFQSLKKSVKLRYAEAIDYRDYEPKIKKLLDTHIQADEVIQLNEPVNIFDNEMFDQVKEEHGIYDTKKTAASRADTIAHATRKVIIDKMDTDPALYEKFSKLIQQAIEDFRAKRISDMEYLSKVIDIRNKVVGKIHDKVPDQLTDNEEAMAYYGVIKPFIKKNELDENEIEAIIADTAIAIYEIIQKHNKVNFWDDEDAKNQTANEIDDYLYDELKNAKNIDLSTEEMDGIIDKVLQVAEHRSYK